From the genome of Blautia pseudococcoides, one region includes:
- a CDS encoding aromatic acid exporter family protein encodes MLKMKAGKYLAIALKTAIGSCVAILAAEQFHLEFASSAGIIALLTLINTRWDTLRLSAVRLISFFAAVLLAWTIFSHMSREWITYGVFVFLLVGISLFVGWQNTMSVNAVIGTHFWTTQDFGAAAIWNEFCLVFIGITVAVVLNLFQRNQSRKKQILQDMRYVEARLQDILEMLADYLMQRENEADVWEEIAHLEEHLSHSKERAYEYDRNTFLPHTEYYNHYIEMRTRQCSMLQSLHWEIQKIRTMPSQALTIAEYMTYMKRFVEEKNVPKKQIERLRQVENEFHREPLPVTREEFEGRAVLYHIMMDLEEFLLYKKRFVESLSEKQKKIYWETEKIE; translated from the coding sequence ATGCTGAAAATGAAAGCCGGAAAATATTTGGCAATTGCTCTGAAAACAGCCATAGGAAGCTGTGTTGCCATACTTGCAGCGGAGCAGTTTCACCTGGAATTTGCCAGCTCAGCGGGGATCATCGCGCTGCTGACACTGATCAATACAAGATGGGATACCCTCAGGCTGTCTGCTGTGAGGCTTATCTCTTTTTTTGCTGCCGTGCTTCTGGCCTGGACGATTTTCAGCCATATGAGCAGGGAATGGATCACATACGGCGTGTTCGTATTTCTGCTGGTGGGCATCAGCCTGTTTGTGGGATGGCAGAATACCATGTCTGTCAATGCAGTCATAGGGACGCATTTCTGGACAACGCAGGACTTTGGCGCTGCTGCTATCTGGAATGAATTCTGTCTTGTCTTTATCGGTATAACAGTGGCGGTGGTGTTGAATTTGTTTCAGCGCAACCAGAGCAGGAAAAAACAGATTTTGCAGGATATGCGGTATGTGGAAGCCAGGCTGCAGGATATTCTGGAAATGCTGGCAGATTACCTGATGCAGAGAGAAAACGAGGCGGATGTATGGGAGGAGATCGCTCATCTGGAGGAACATCTGTCCCATTCCAAGGAGCGGGCCTATGAGTACGACAGAAATACATTTCTTCCCCACACGGAGTACTACAACCACTATATCGAAATGCGGACCAGGCAGTGCAGTATGCTGCAGAGCCTTCACTGGGAGATACAGAAGATCCGTACCATGCCCAGCCAGGCCCTGACCATTGCAGAGTACATGACTTATATGAAACGATTCGTGGAGGAAAAAAATGTGCCAAAGAAACAGATAGAAAGACTCCGCCAGGTGGAGAATGAATTTCACAGGGAACCTCTTCCGGTAACCAGGGAGGAATTCGAGGGAAGAGCGGTTTTATATCATATTATGATGGATTTGGAGGAATTTCTGCTCTATAAAAAGCGGTTTGTGGAATCCCTGAGTGAAAAGCAGAAGAAAATTTACTGGGAAACAGAAAAAATAGAATGA
- a CDS encoding DUF2383 domain-containing protein has product METHTKKLLEECNSGCKMGINSMKQVSDYIKDDKLKDLVNEYIRKHQDLEKETSRLLQQSGEEEKDPGPVAAAFSKVTTEVKLMIKDDSSQIAKLLTDGSNMGIQSISKAVNQYCHASTDSIALAKRLVKAEEKFMRDLQPFL; this is encoded by the coding sequence GTGGAGACACATACCAAGAAGCTTTTAGAGGAATGCAACTCCGGATGTAAAATGGGAATCAACAGCATGAAGCAGGTCAGCGATTACATCAAAGATGATAAGCTGAAGGATTTGGTAAATGAATACATCCGCAAACATCAGGATTTGGAGAAGGAAACCTCCCGGCTGCTTCAACAGTCTGGTGAGGAGGAGAAAGACCCGGGCCCTGTGGCTGCTGCTTTTTCCAAGGTTACGACAGAAGTGAAGCTCATGATAAAGGATGACAGCAGCCAGATCGCAAAGCTTCTGACAGACGGCAGTAATATGGGCATCCAGAGTATCAGCAAGGCTGTAAATCAATATTGCCATGCGTCCACAGACAGTATCGCATTGGCAAAACGCCTTGTGAAAGCAGAAGAAAAATTCATGAGAGATTTACAACCGTTTCTATAA